The Acidimicrobiia bacterium sequence GCGGTGAAACTCCTCGAGGACGTTGGAGCAGAGGCCACCGGAGCGGTGGCGATGGAGGCTCACCGGTTGACCGCCTGGCTCGGTGACCTCCGCATCAAGCCGCGCTTCCGGGTGCCGCTCGAGCGGAAACTATCGAGCTAGCCCCCGTGGTTGTCCCGTTGTTGCGTCGGTTCTGGGCGGCGGTATGCGCGCTTGAGCGACGCAAGAACGGAGGGTAGGTTTCTCGGGTGACGCGCATCCTCACCGTTTGTCTAGGGAACATCTGCCGCTCTCCGGCCGCCGAAGCGGCCATTCGTGCCGCGGCCGCCGATGCCGGGTTAGAGGCCGAGGTGGACTCGGCCGGAACCGGCAGATATCACATCGGCGATCCACCTCATCCACGTTCTCAGGCAGCCGGGGCCGCAGCCGGGTTGACCGTCGAGGGTCGAGCCCGCCAGGTCCGCCTCGAGGATTTCGAGGAGTTCGACGTGATCGTGGCGATGGACCACACCAATCTCGAAGACCTGCGCAGAATGGCTCCATCCGCCGACGGCCTCGCCAAGGTTCACCTCTTCCGTGACTTCGATCCCGAATCGGTGGGAGAGGAAGTCCCGGATCCCTACTACGGCACGGATGAGGACTACCGGGAGATGATCGATCTCATTCTTCCCGCCGCCCGCGGGCTCATCACCCGGCTGCAGGGGTCGGACAGCTGAGCTGGGCGACGGTACGCCGGGCGATGGTCGACGATCGATCGGTTGCGATCAAGACGACGGCCTACGACGCCCGCCTCGAGGCGGACGGGCTCCGGCGATTGGCCTCGGCAGGCGCGCCGGTCCCCGAAGTGTTGAGCGTCGACCGCGGTGAGCTGGTCATGACCTGGGTGTCGGGAACCCCGGGTTGGGAAGCGCTCGGGGCGACGCTCGCCAACGTCCATCGTGCAACCGCCGACGGATTCGGATACGAGATAGACAACGTGATTGGCTCTCTCCCGCAGCCGAATCCGTGGACGGCTTCCTGGGGTGTGTTTTTCGCCGAGAGCCGGGTACTGGTTCATCTCAATGATCGTTCGGTACCTGATCGGTTACGCCGCCGCCTCCTGGTCGCCTGTGAAGGGCCAATCATCGAATTGCTCGAAGCCCACCATCCGGAACCGAGTCTCGTCCACGGGGATATCTGGTCCGGGAACATTGTCGACGGTGCCTACCTGATCGATCCGGCCGTGTCGTTCTCTGATCGTGAAGTAGAACTGGCCTTCATGGCGGTATTCGGTGGAATTCCGCAGGCGATGTGGAACGGGTACCTCGCAGCCTGGCCACTCGCAGACGGATGGGAGCACCGGCGGCCGGCTCTCCAACTGCACCACCTCCTCGTGCACGTTCGCCTGTTCGGCGGTGGCTACGTTCGGATGGTCGAGGAACGGCTCGATCAACTCGGCTGGTGAGGTCAGATCAGGCCGGCGTCGGCCAGCCAAGCATTGAAGAACC is a genomic window containing:
- a CDS encoding low molecular weight phosphotyrosine protein phosphatase; this encodes MTRILTVCLGNICRSPAAEAAIRAAAADAGLEAEVDSAGTGRYHIGDPPHPRSQAAGAAAGLTVEGRARQVRLEDFEEFDVIVAMDHTNLEDLRRMAPSADGLAKVHLFRDFDPESVGEEVPDPYYGTDEDYREMIDLILPAARGLITRLQGSDS
- a CDS encoding fructosamine kinase family protein, which encodes MVDDRSVAIKTTAYDARLEADGLRRLASAGAPVPEVLSVDRGELVMTWVSGTPGWEALGATLANVHRATADGFGYEIDNVIGSLPQPNPWTASWGVFFAESRVLVHLNDRSVPDRLRRRLLVACEGPIIELLEAHHPEPSLVHGDIWSGNIVDGAYLIDPAVSFSDREVELAFMAVFGGIPQAMWNGYLAAWPLADGWEHRRPALQLHHLLVHVRLFGGGYVRMVEERLDQLGW